The Aquidulcibacter paucihalophilus genome has a window encoding:
- a CDS encoding outer membrane lipoprotein carrier protein LolA, translated as MTVSRRAFALGTAAIAALAAMPASAQSNLSAEDRAVLAQAQAYLQGLTSAQGNFVETSGAQRREGRFWLQRPGKMRFEYTNPSGLLVVSDGSNVKRYDPRLNVFRQVPLGATPLSTFLARNVRFDQGVRVDRVTRMASGAFAIIARDARRPEEGSVILSFAGNPIRLHEWTIRDAQGGSTRTQLTSLTPASNLAASLFQLRDPTRRPGRN; from the coding sequence ATGACAGTCTCGCGCCGCGCCTTTGCACTCGGAACCGCCGCCATCGCGGCCCTCGCCGCCATGCCCGCCTCCGCCCAGAGCAACCTGTCGGCCGAGGATCGCGCCGTCCTGGCCCAGGCCCAGGCCTATCTGCAGGGGCTGACGTCGGCCCAGGGCAATTTCGTCGAGACCTCGGGGGCCCAGCGCCGCGAAGGGCGTTTCTGGCTGCAACGCCCCGGCAAGATGCGGTTCGAATACACCAATCCCTCCGGCCTTCTGGTCGTGTCGGACGGTTCGAACGTCAAACGCTACGACCCGCGCCTGAACGTCTTCCGTCAGGTGCCGCTCGGCGCGACGCCGCTTTCGACCTTCCTCGCCCGCAATGTCCGCTTCGATCAGGGCGTGCGCGTCGACCGTGTGACCCGCATGGCGTCCGGGGCCTTCGCCATCATCGCCCGCGATGCGCGTCGCCCCGAGGAGGGCTCGGTCATCCTGTCCTTCGCAGGCAACCCGATCCGCCTGCACGAATGGACTATCCGCGACGCCCAGGGCGGCAGCACCCGGACCCAGCTGACCTCGCTGACCCCGGCCTCGAACCTCGCCGCCAGCCTGTTCCAGCTGCGCGATCCGACCCGTCGTCCGGGCCGGAACTGA